Proteins encoded within one genomic window of Triticum aestivum cultivar Chinese Spring chromosome 2D, IWGSC CS RefSeq v2.1, whole genome shotgun sequence:
- the LOC123049648 gene encoding E3 ubiquitin-protein ligase SINA-like 10: MVVHEEGEIMQTEQDPTMELSMCKGGHLACADCRVERPGNQRQCQKCERGGGFDVRNTAVDAVLSSVRVECPHEGCGLYVTYHKLADHQSVCPLAPCKCPVPVCGYEGPPPVLSHHISTVHPMPVHRIQYGKALQLQVPLSEPRLLLFAEEDGRAFFLVGGVLDIGAPIAVSVVCIRAGASPLPHYVAKLWANGPPGEPKGRTDAVKVEMEVTSSRDPGDVAVQELTFFTVPPKLLAGAKLVSLHIQIDKLTS, from the exons atggttgtgcacgaggagggcgagatcatgcagacggaacaggacccgacgatggagctctctatg tgcaagggagggcacctggcttgcgcggactgccgcgtcgagcgccccgggaaccagcggcagtgccagaagtgcgagcgcggcggtggcttcgacgtgcggaacacggcggtggacgccgtcctctcctcggtgagggtggagtgcccgcacgaaggctgtgggctctacgtcacttaccacaagctcgccgatcaccagagcgtgtgtccgctcgcgccctgcaaatgccccgtgcccgtctgcggctacgaaggcccgccgccggtgctctcccaccacatcagcaccgtgcatcccatgcccgtgcacaggatccagtacggcaaggcgctccagctgcaagtgccactgtcggagccacggctcttgctgttcgcggaggaggacggccgcgcatttttcttggtcggcggcgtgctcgacatcggcgcgcctatcgccgtgtcggtcgtctgcatcagagcgggggcgtccccactgccgcactacgtggccaagctgtgggcgaacggcccgccgggggagcccaaaggcaggaccgacgccgtcaaggtggaaatggaggtgacaagcagcagggatcccggcgacgtcgccgtgcaggagctgaccttcttcacagttccgcccaagctgctggccggggctaagctggtgtccctccacattcagattgacaagctcacgtcctaa